The Rhodococcus rhodochrous DNA window CTCGACCGGATCGACTGTCCCGTCACTCTGGCGCAGGGCGTCCTCGACACGGTCGCGTCGGCGCAGACCGTGCGGTACGTCCCACTGATCCCCGGGGCACGGTTCGTGCCGCTCCGCTGGGCCGGCCACGCGCCGCAGTCCGACTGCCCCGAGGCCATCGTCGACCTCGTGCGCCGGACTGCCGCGCGGGCGAGCACCTACTGCCGGTAGGACTCGACCTCGTCGACCGGCCGTGGCTGTGCGTCGTCCGGATCGTCACCGAACTCGGCCTTCGCGCGACGTTGACGCAGCAGGTCCCAGCATTGGTCGAGTCGCTTCTCGACAGCGCGCAGGCGCTGCAGATCCTCGTCGCTCGGACCGTCCGCGCCCGTCCGGTTTCGCACCCGACCGGCCGGGTATCTCCTCGACATGAGCATCGAAGACGGTCCCGGCGACACCCTCAGCCCCAGCGAAGGCCTCGACGCCGACGAGGTGCGGAACGACGACGGCGACGAGGTCGTCGATCCGCCCGAGGACTGGAGTGGAGCCGACAAGTTCGGAACGACCCAGCGTGAAGAGCAGGAAGGCGAGTCGCTCGACCAGCGTCTCGCCGAGGAGGAACCCGACGTCGAACCCGCCGAGCCGCTCGACAAGCCTGTCGCGGCGACGCCGGAGGACGAACTGACCGAAGACGTGGACGAGGTGGTCGACGACGCCACCACCGGCGCGCCCGAAGACTCGAAACTCGCGGACGAGGTCGACGGGGTGATCGTGGAGGATTCGCGCGTCGACCGCGGTCAGGTCAGCGGCGCGCCCGAGGACGGGGAGTCGCTCTTCCCGATCGTGGAGTAGGAGTTCGGCGAACAGACGAAGGGGAGGTTGTGTGCGTGTCCGGTAGACGGACACGCACACAACCTCCCCTTACTTCGCGCTACAGCACCTTCGAGCCGTACATCTCGCCGAGCGGGTCGGCGATCAGCTCGAGACGAACACCGTCGGGGTCGCGGAAGTACAACGAGACGTCGCTGTGTTCGACGAGCTCGACACCCGCGTCGATCAGCTTGTCGCGCAGGCGTTCCCAGGTGGGCAGGGCGACGCTGATCGCGATGTGGTGCAGACCGCCGAAGACCTCCTGATAGGGACCGACGTCGAGACCGGGGAAGTCGAAGAAGGCCAGCAGATTGCCGTTGCCGATGTCGAAGAAGAAGTGCGAGGAGCCGGGATAGTCGCGGTTCTCGATCAGCTCCGTCAGCGGGAACTCGAGGAGATCCTGGTAGAAGCGCACGGTCCGTTCGACGTCGCTGCTGATCAGCGCGGTGTGGTGCAGTCCCCGCGCTGACGACTGCGGGCGCGCGTCGGCGGGCTTCAGGTGCGCGTCGCGGATGAGTGCACGCCGACGCTCGAATTCTTCGGAGCGCTGCTGCTCGTCGGCGATCATCGATCCACCTTCCTCCCGATGTGGTTGCTTTCTCAACCAGGATGCTCCCAACTAGTTGCGTTGTCAACTAGTTGGTCGAGGTGGTAGCACTTCGTGACCCGGGGAGTCACGGACCGAGTACGACGATCTCGTCGCCGTCACGTCTTCTTCACGAACATCCGATTCGCCCGTTCCCGCAGATATCGGGTGCGGACGATGAATGTGTCGGGGGCTCAACGCCGTTCCGAGGAGATCCCATGAACCAACGCAGGACCCTGCGTGCGACGGTCGCGTTGCTCGCACCGCTCGCACTGCTCGCCGGTTTCGCACCCGCCGCGAGCGCAGCGGCGGACACCGACACCCGAGGACTGTGGACCGTCAGCACCCGCGGAGACACCGTGCTGCTGAAGTTGATCTATACCTCT harbors:
- a CDS encoding VOC family protein, producing MIADEQQRSEEFERRRALIRDAHLKPADARPQSSARGLHHTALISSDVERTVRFYQDLLEFPLTELIENRDYPGSSHFFFDIGNGNLLAFFDFPGLDVGPYQEVFGGLHHIAISVALPTWERLRDKLIDAGVELVEHSDVSLYFRDPDGVRLELIADPLGEMYGSKVL
- a CDS encoding DUF2630 family protein, producing MLMSRRYPAGRVRNRTGADGPSDEDLQRLRAVEKRLDQCWDLLRQRRAKAEFGDDPDDAQPRPVDEVESYRQ